The Streptomyces sp. NBC_00569 genomic sequence GCCCATCCTGCGCGTGGGTGACGGCGTCGTCCTCGGCCGCGGCAGTCATGTCATCGCCGACACGACGGTGACGATCGGCAGCGACTGCTACTTCGGCCCGTACGTCTACGTGACCTCGACCAACCACTCGTACGACGACCCGCACCAGCCCATCGGCAAGCAGTGGCCGCGCATGGAGCCGGTGGAGATCGGGCCCGGCTGCTGGATCGGCACCGGCGCGGTGATCCTGCCGGGCGCGCGGATCGGCCGGAACGTCGTGGTGGCCGCCGGTGCCGTCGTGCGCGGCGAGGTGCCGGACCACTCGGTCGTGGCCGGTGCGCCCGCCCGGGTCGTACGGAGCTGGGACGAGGAGAACGGGTGGCAGCCGCCGCTGCGCACCCCCGCCCCCGCCCCGATCCCCGAAGGCGTCACCCCCGAGCAACTCCTCGCGC encodes the following:
- a CDS encoding acyltransferase, which encodes MPKNWNAFSSRAFTGRLAHRAVQAGWRLAQRAGAVTAAHPGRYRFGSLGHGTKLAFPQGTVFGEPWIHLGAHCIIGEQVTLTAGLMPDLDLGSEPILRVGDGVVLGRGSHVIADTTVTIGSDCYFGPYVYVTSTNHSYDDPHQPIGKQWPRMEPVEIGPGCWIGTGAVILPGARIGRNVVVAAGAVVRGEVPDHSVVAGAPARVVRSWDEENGWQPPLRTPAPAPIPEGVTPEQLLALADLEELGEGVQPGASA